The following proteins are co-located in the Trichormus variabilis 0441 genome:
- a CDS encoding MoaD/ThiS family protein, with translation MSNSAITITIKLFAVYQEAYGIPELVWEFPNGTPVSAVCDRLIAERPELAQWRDITRFGINLIFVEPDTVLKNGDEVVLIPPVSGG, from the coding sequence ATGTCCAATTCTGCAATCACTATCACCATCAAGTTATTTGCTGTTTACCAAGAAGCTTATGGAATACCAGAACTGGTGTGGGAATTTCCCAATGGTACACCCGTTAGCGCAGTGTGCGATCGCCTCATAGCAGAACGCCCAGAACTGGCTCAATGGCGAGATATCACGCGCTTTGGGATTAATTTAATATTTGTCGAACCCGATACAGTTTTAAAAAACGGGGATGAAGTAGTGTTAATTCCCCCTGTAAGCGGTGGTTAG
- a CDS encoding Rieske 2Fe-2S domain-containing protein codes for MQPEFNFFQHWYPVSPIEDLDPKRPTPVTLLGIRLVIWKPKSSDSFRIFIDQCPHRLAPLSEGRIDDKTGNLMCSYHGWQFDTEGVCTRIPQAENPEIVTKNQKDFCVNSLPVRQENDLLWVWPDVNSQELAHQTPLPLSPQVDASKGFVWTSFVRDLEYDWQTLVENVADPSHVPFAHHGVQGNREQGRARPISIMQSTPGLIEAVADGLVTAKITFEPPCRLEYAISVGNDGKQLGLVTYCLPVSPGKSRIVAQFPRNFAKTLHRLTPRWWDHIKTRNLVLDGDMILLNQQEHLIQQRQLSASWKTAYKMPTSADRLVIEFRKWFDKYCDGGLPWKEVGIPIPEAAAINDNRDVLLDRYKQHTRHCSSCRNTLKNIERLQLILLGYFALVISGVAVLPDSLRVRLGLPLIITAILGLGLYSWLKFWLVPKFYFVDYVHAEK; via the coding sequence ATGCAACCTGAATTCAATTTTTTTCAGCACTGGTATCCTGTCTCACCCATAGAAGACTTAGACCCCAAACGGCCAACCCCTGTTACTCTTTTAGGAATTCGTTTAGTTATCTGGAAACCAAAATCATCAGATAGTTTTCGGATATTTATAGATCAATGTCCTCACCGTCTCGCACCCTTAAGTGAAGGGCGTATTGACGATAAAACCGGTAACTTAATGTGCAGTTATCACGGCTGGCAATTTGATACTGAGGGTGTTTGTACCCGCATTCCTCAAGCTGAGAATCCAGAAATAGTTACTAAAAACCAAAAGGATTTTTGTGTTAATTCCTTACCAGTACGCCAAGAGAATGATTTACTCTGGGTTTGGCCTGATGTGAACTCTCAGGAATTAGCCCATCAAACACCATTACCTCTGTCACCGCAAGTAGACGCTAGCAAAGGTTTTGTGTGGACTTCTTTCGTGCGCGATTTAGAATACGACTGGCAAACTCTAGTAGAAAATGTCGCAGATCCTAGTCATGTTCCTTTCGCCCATCATGGAGTGCAGGGTAATCGAGAACAAGGCAGGGCTAGACCTATTAGTATTATGCAATCAACGCCAGGTTTGATTGAGGCTGTCGCAGATGGACTAGTCACAGCCAAGATTACTTTTGAACCGCCTTGTCGTTTAGAGTACGCCATTAGCGTTGGTAATGATGGAAAACAGTTAGGACTTGTCACTTATTGCCTTCCTGTATCTCCTGGCAAATCAAGAATTGTCGCTCAGTTTCCTCGCAATTTTGCTAAAACACTTCATCGTCTTACACCCAGATGGTGGGATCACATCAAAACACGTAATTTAGTACTTGATGGGGATATGATTTTGCTCAATCAGCAAGAGCATTTGATCCAACAAAGACAATTATCAGCCAGTTGGAAAACAGCTTACAAGATGCCAACAAGCGCCGATCGCCTGGTAATTGAATTTCGCAAGTGGTTTGATAAATACTGTGACGGGGGATTACCCTGGAAAGAAGTGGGAATCCCCATTCCTGAAGCTGCCGCAATCAACGACAATCGGGATGTCTTGTTAGACAGATACAAACAACACACCCGGCATTGCAGTAGCTGTCGTAATACCCTGAAGAATATCGAGCGACTACAACTGATATTACTAGGCTATTTCGCCCTTGTTATTTCTGGGGTTGCCGTTCTACCAGACTCCTTAAGAGTCCGGCTAGGTTTACCCTTAATAATTACAGCAATCTTAGGATTGGGACTTTACTCCTGGCTAAAATTTTGGCTGGTGCCGAAATTTTACTTTGTAGATTATGTCCACGCCGAAAAATAA
- a CDS encoding J domain-containing protein: MDLGDCYRLLGLRSGASFADIKASYRRLAQQYHPDINPSDKKAQDKFIALTEAYRFLLTVVPPEDTAPKSKQSPASSSENIKATHSEKAPTATVTDEKSAPSKPPNIIEIEQRLKWKTYEQLQRFLRERRFPQAIALAEALAARLPKDPEVRQWQAIAYQIWGRALINENQLLKARVYLKKALKTDPHNKALWEEVQRDFQKLEQIF, encoded by the coding sequence ATGGATCTCGGAGATTGCTACCGTTTATTGGGTTTAAGGTCGGGAGCTTCATTTGCTGATATTAAAGCCTCTTACCGACGGCTGGCGCAGCAATATCATCCTGATATCAACCCTAGTGATAAAAAAGCTCAAGATAAGTTTATTGCCTTGACTGAGGCTTACAGATTTCTGTTGACGGTAGTACCTCCAGAGGACACAGCCCCAAAGTCAAAGCAATCACCTGCGTCTAGTAGTGAAAATATCAAAGCAACTCACTCAGAGAAAGCGCCTACGGCTACCGTCACAGATGAAAAGTCAGCTCCATCAAAACCACCGAACATTATAGAAATTGAACAACGGTTAAAGTGGAAGACTTACGAACAACTGCAACGGTTTTTGCGGGAAAGAAGGTTTCCCCAAGCGATCGCCTTAGCAGAAGCTTTAGCCGCCCGTTTACCAAAAGATCCAGAAGTACGCCAATGGCAGGCGATCGCCTATCAAATCTGGGGACGCGCCCTCATTAACGAAAATCAACTCCTCAAAGCCAGAGTCTATCTCAAAAAAGCTTTAAAAACTGACCCCCATAACAAGGCATTGTGGGAAGAGGTGCAACGCGATTTCCAAAAGTTGGAACAGATATTTTAG
- a CDS encoding ATP-dependent Clp protease proteolytic subunit, translating to MPIGVPKVPYRMPGGQFTDWISIYDRLYRERIIFLGRDVDDEIANQIIAVMLYLDSEDPGKDIYLYINSPGGMVTSGLAIYDTMQHIKSDVVTICVGLAASMGSFLLAAGTKGKRLALPHSRIMIHQPSGGTRGQATDIEIEAREILRIRHQLNQIYANNTNQPLAKIEKDMDRDFFMSAQEAKEYGLIDRVIEERI from the coding sequence ATGCCTATAGGAGTTCCTAAAGTTCCTTACCGGATGCCAGGCGGTCAATTTACAGATTGGATTAGCATCTACGATCGCCTATACCGGGAACGGATTATTTTCCTGGGACGGGACGTTGATGATGAAATTGCTAACCAAATCATCGCCGTTATGTTGTACCTGGATTCGGAAGACCCAGGTAAAGATATTTACTTGTATATCAATTCCCCCGGTGGGATGGTAACATCCGGCTTGGCAATTTACGACACAATGCAGCACATCAAATCAGATGTGGTAACCATTTGTGTAGGTTTAGCTGCTTCGATGGGTTCCTTCTTGTTAGCTGCTGGTACCAAAGGTAAGCGCCTAGCATTACCCCACTCACGGATCATGATTCACCAACCCTCTGGCGGAACTCGTGGACAAGCAACCGACATCGAAATCGAAGCTAGAGAAATTCTCCGAATTCGCCACCAGCTCAATCAAATTTATGCCAACAACACCAATCAACCCCTAGCCAAAATTGAAAAAGACATGGATCGGGACTTCTTCATGTCAGCCCAAGAGGCAAAGGAATACGGCTTAATTGACCGTGTGATTGAAGAACGCATCTAG
- a CDS encoding ATP-dependent Clp protease proteolytic subunit — MDISPIKAVQAPYYGDNSYRTPPPDLPSLLLKERIVYLGMPLVPAVTELIVAQLLYLQSDDPDKPIKIYINSTGTSGYSGEPIGFETEAFAIYDTMKYIKPPIHTICIGSAMGMAAMLLSAGTKGCRASLPNASIILHQPKSYAQGQATDIQIRAREVLVNKGSMVDIFARTTGQAPEKITKDMDRLLYMTPYQAKDYGLIDRVFEKEELANPPLPASVL, encoded by the coding sequence ATGGACATTTCCCCCATCAAGGCTGTTCAAGCCCCTTACTACGGTGACAACTCCTACAGGACACCGCCACCAGATTTACCCTCCCTTTTACTCAAGGAACGAATTGTCTATCTGGGGATGCCACTGGTTCCTGCTGTTACGGAATTGATAGTCGCTCAACTATTGTATTTACAGTCTGACGACCCCGACAAACCAATTAAAATCTATATAAACTCCACTGGCACTTCCGGTTATAGTGGCGAACCTATCGGCTTTGAAACTGAAGCCTTCGCCATCTACGACACCATGAAATACATCAAGCCTCCAATTCACACCATTTGTATCGGTTCGGCGATGGGGATGGCAGCAATGTTACTGAGTGCTGGGACAAAAGGTTGTCGCGCTAGTTTACCCAACGCCTCAATTATCCTGCATCAACCCAAGAGCTACGCCCAAGGTCAAGCAACGGATATTCAAATTCGAGCCAGGGAAGTCTTGGTAAACAAAGGTTCAATGGTTGATATTTTCGCCCGCACCACCGGACAGGCACCAGAAAAAATCACCAAAGATATGGATCGTCTCCTATACATGACTCCTTATCAAGCCAAGGATTACGGTTTGATTGACAGAGTTTTTGAAAAAGAAGAACTTGCAAATCCACCACTACCGGCAAGTGTTCTTTAA
- a CDS encoding vWA domain-containing protein yields the protein MKVNLQPVLNDANLDAQQPSSQRQLAISISAGAEPQDRTVPLNLCLILDHSGSMNGRPLEIVKQAAIRLVDRLKTGDRLSVVAFDHRAKVLVPNQVIDNPEQIKKQINRLAADGGTAIDEGLRLGIEELAKGKKETISQAFLLTDGENEHGDNNRCLKFAQLAAGYNLTLNTLGFGDNWNQDVLEKIADAGLGSLSYIQKAEQAVDEFGRLFSRIQTVGLTNAYLLLSLAPNVRLAELKPIAQVAPDTIELPLQQETDGRFAVRLGDLMKDVERVILTNIYLGQLPEGKQPIANVQIRYDNPAQDQTGLFTPNIPVYANVVRAYQPAINPQVQQSILALAKYRQTQLAEAKLQQGDRVGAATMLQTAAKTALQMGDTGAATVLQTSATQLQAGQDLSESDRKKTRIVSKTVLQDTPPK from the coding sequence ATGAAAGTTAATTTGCAGCCTGTCCTCAATGATGCCAATTTGGATGCACAACAGCCAAGCAGCCAGCGTCAGTTGGCAATTTCCATCTCAGCTGGTGCTGAACCTCAAGACCGCACGGTACCGCTTAATTTATGTCTAATTCTTGACCATAGCGGCTCGATGAATGGGCGACCGCTAGAAATAGTCAAACAAGCGGCAATTCGTTTAGTTGACCGTCTGAAGACGGGCGATCGCCTGAGTGTGGTAGCTTTTGATCACCGTGCTAAGGTCTTAGTCCCTAATCAAGTCATCGACAACCCGGAACAAATCAAAAAACAAATCAATCGGCTGGCGGCGGATGGTGGGACAGCCATTGATGAGGGTTTGCGTTTGGGAATTGAGGAATTAGCCAAGGGGAAAAAAGAAACGATTTCTCAAGCTTTTTTGTTAACCGATGGGGAAAATGAACACGGTGATAACAATCGCTGCTTAAAATTCGCTCAATTAGCGGCTGGTTATAACTTGACTTTGAATACTCTGGGATTTGGCGACAACTGGAACCAAGATGTTTTAGAAAAAATTGCGGATGCAGGCTTGGGAAGCTTGTCTTATATCCAGAAAGCCGAACAAGCGGTAGATGAGTTTGGTCGTCTGTTTAGTCGGATACAAACGGTGGGTTTGACAAATGCTTATTTGCTATTGTCTCTTGCGCCTAATGTCCGCCTGGCAGAACTGAAACCCATTGCCCAAGTTGCCCCAGACACAATTGAGTTACCCCTGCAACAAGAAACAGATGGCCGTTTTGCTGTTCGCTTGGGTGATTTGATGAAGGATGTAGAAAGGGTGATTTTGACTAATATTTATCTGGGTCAGTTGCCAGAGGGTAAACAACCCATTGCCAATGTGCAGATCCGTTATGATAACCCAGCACAAGACCAAACCGGGTTATTCACTCCCAATATCCCCGTTTATGCCAATGTTGTTAGGGCGTACCAACCAGCTATTAATCCCCAGGTGCAACAGTCGATTTTAGCTTTGGCTAAGTATCGACAAACCCAGCTAGCAGAAGCCAAATTGCAACAAGGCGATCGCGTGGGTGCGGCTACTATGTTGCAAACTGCTGCCAAAACTGCCCTGCAAATGGGTGATACAGGCGCGGCGACAGTTTTACAAACCTCTGCAACTCAATTACAGGCTGGGCAAGATTTATCAGAAAGCGATCGCAAGAAAACCCGGATTGTCTCCAAAACCGTCTTGCAAGATACCCCTCCCAAATGA
- a CDS encoding vWA domain-containing protein, which translates to MKVQLLRALSDTNIDATQLSSQRQLAISISAVAEQFEQNLPLNLCLILDQSGSMHGKPLKMVIAAVERLLDRLQPGDRISVVAFSGSATVIIPNQIVEDPESIKTQIRKKLQASGGTVIAEGLQQGITELMKGTRGAVSQAFLLTDGHGEDSLKIWKWEIGPDDSRRCQEFAKKAAKINLTINTLGFGNNWNQDLLETIADAGGGTLAHIERPEQAVHHFNRLFARVQSVGLTNAYLILSLAPQVRLAELRPIAQVAPDIIELPVEPEADGSFIIRLGDLMKDENRVVLANLYLGKLPEGQQVIGNVQVRYDNPSLNEEGLLSQIWPIYANVMQAYQADFDPHVHKSILTLAKYRQTQLAETKLRQGDRSGAATMLQTAAKTALQIGDNNAATVLQTSATRLQAGEKLSNADLKKTRIVSKTVLQSF; encoded by the coding sequence ATGAAAGTTCAATTGCTAAGAGCGTTAAGTGATACTAATATTGATGCCACTCAATTGAGCAGCCAGCGTCAATTGGCAATTTCCATTTCTGCTGTCGCCGAGCAGTTTGAGCAAAATTTACCACTCAATTTATGCTTGATTTTGGATCAAAGTGGTTCCATGCACGGTAAACCGTTGAAAATGGTAATTGCGGCTGTTGAGAGATTATTAGATAGGTTACAGCCAGGCGATCGGATTTCAGTTGTGGCGTTTTCTGGGTCTGCGACAGTCATTATCCCCAACCAAATAGTCGAAGACCCCGAAAGTATCAAAACCCAAATTAGAAAGAAGCTACAGGCTAGCGGCGGTACAGTTATTGCTGAGGGTTTGCAACAGGGAATTACAGAACTGATGAAGGGGACAAGAGGGGCTGTTTCCCAAGCATTTCTCCTTACCGATGGTCATGGTGAAGATAGTCTCAAAATTTGGAAGTGGGAAATCGGCCCAGATGATAGCAGGCGTTGTCAGGAATTTGCCAAGAAGGCGGCAAAAATCAACCTCACTATCAATACTTTGGGCTTTGGTAATAATTGGAATCAGGATTTATTAGAAACAATTGCTGATGCTGGTGGTGGGACTCTAGCTCACATTGAGCGTCCAGAACAAGCTGTCCATCACTTTAATCGCCTGTTTGCGAGGGTGCAATCGGTGGGTTTAACTAATGCTTACCTCATACTGTCTCTTGCGCCCCAAGTCCGGCTAGCAGAACTGCGGCCTATTGCCCAAGTTGCCCCTGATATTATTGAGTTACCTGTAGAACCAGAAGCAGATGGGAGTTTTATTATTCGTTTGGGAGATTTGATGAAAGATGAGAACCGGGTGGTTTTAGCGAATCTTTACCTGGGAAAGCTACCGGAAGGACAGCAGGTAATTGGTAATGTACAAGTCCGCTATGATAATCCGAGTTTGAATGAAGAGGGGTTGCTTTCACAAATTTGGCCGATATATGCAAATGTGATGCAGGCCTATCAAGCGGATTTCGACCCCCATGTACATAAATCTATTTTGACATTGGCTAAGTATCGCCAAACTCAATTAGCAGAGACAAAATTGCGTCAAGGCGATCGCTCTGGCGCAGCGACAATGTTACAAACAGCAGCCAAAACAGCTTTACAAATCGGCGATAATAACGCAGCCACGGTTTTACAAACTTCTGCTACCCGCCTGCAAGCTGGGGAAAAACTTTCAAATGCAGATTTAAAGAAGACTAGAATCGTGTCGAAGACAGTTTTACAAAGTTTTTAA
- the gloA2 gene encoding SMU1112c/YaeR family gloxylase I-like metalloprotein yields the protein MKTIGIHHVAIICSDYERSKKFYVEVLGFGIIQETFRAARNSYKLDLRINENTQIELFSFPNPPQRPSTPEACGLRHLSFAVESIEETVAYLQSHDVEVENIRVDEITGKKFTFFKDPDNLPLEIYEH from the coding sequence ATGAAAACCATTGGTATTCATCATGTAGCGATTATTTGCTCAGATTATGAGCGATCGAAAAAATTTTATGTGGAAGTTCTAGGATTCGGAATTATTCAAGAAACTTTTCGTGCTGCGCGGAATTCCTATAAATTAGATTTACGAATTAACGAAAATACCCAAATTGAATTATTTTCTTTTCCGAATCCTCCCCAAAGACCAAGTACTCCAGAAGCTTGTGGTCTAAGACATTTATCCTTTGCTGTTGAAAGTATAGAAGAGACTGTTGCTTATTTACAATCTCATGATGTAGAGGTAGAAAATATCAGAGTTGATGAGATTACCGGTAAGAAATTTACTTTCTTTAAAGACCCGGATAATTTGCCTTTAGAAATTTATGAACATTAA
- a CDS encoding type II toxin-antitoxin system RelE/ParE family toxin, translating into MEVVWSSGFKRSFKKIIKKNPQLKDQIVKVLRLLAEDPFTPSLKSHKLTGDLAGLWSCSVTYNCRIVFTFSEDETLLEMLILLIDIGSHDEVY; encoded by the coding sequence ATGGAAGTTGTCTGGAGTAGTGGATTTAAGCGCTCTTTTAAGAAAATTATCAAGAAAAACCCACAATTAAAGGATCAGATTGTTAAGGTATTAAGACTTTTAGCAGAAGACCCATTTACACCTTCTTTAAAGTCTCATAAGTTAACAGGAGATTTAGCTGGTTTGTGGTCTTGTTCTGTTACTTATAATTGTAGAATTGTATTCACTTTTTCTGAGGATGAAACTTTATTAGAAATGCTTATTTTACTGATTGATATTGGTAGCCATGATGAAGTATATTAA
- a CDS encoding nucleotide exchange factor GrpE — protein MSDSPSIYFQVTNWLKSTFLGTKPEIPASSPDVATFIENRYLLTQAQRDWLIQEFSSLQKQNTLLQQSLREQQTQTTANTEDLFLELLEVTDALEALLNYLENNPDPSPEFCQRLPKSVGAVHRKFLSVLSKRQVLPIELQSDQPDFNFCRVVDREIRNDVEDQTITKIVRQGFLIGEKVLRPTEIITSKSEQS, from the coding sequence GTGTCTGATTCACCCTCAATTTATTTCCAAGTCACCAATTGGCTAAAATCCACTTTTCTGGGTACAAAGCCAGAAATCCCCGCATCTTCCCCAGATGTAGCGACATTTATCGAAAACCGCTATCTGCTGACTCAAGCACAACGGGACTGGTTAATCCAAGAATTTAGCAGCTTACAAAAGCAAAATACCTTACTCCAGCAGTCCCTACGAGAACAACAAACTCAAACCACAGCCAATACTGAAGATTTATTCTTAGAACTTTTAGAAGTTACCGACGCACTCGAAGCCTTACTCAACTACCTAGAAAATAACCCAGACCCCAGCCCAGAATTTTGCCAACGCTTACCCAAATCCGTAGGCGCAGTCCATCGTAAATTTCTCAGCGTCCTCAGCAAACGCCAAGTTTTACCTATAGAATTACAAAGTGACCAACCCGATTTTAATTTCTGCCGAGTGGTAGACCGGGAAATTAGAAATGATGTAGAAGACCAAACAATTACTAAAATAGTCCGTCAAGGTTTCCTCATCGGTGAAAAAGTTTTACGTCCCACAGAAATCATTACCTCAAAATCAGAACAGAGTTAA
- a CDS encoding molecular chaperone DnaJ, with translation MEQNPYDILGVSQAASKAEITKAVAVAMKRKQYPVDVIAKAQKSLMKPEERIIADYLRPILPPIKRFKYSDLSALAESAPTLVILPEFDGLEKAIAQATQEENREREPLTIPLAELLSEGVTACQEKRYPKAIKYLEDYCHICQDRHTQAYIQAQMWLIKAYQLGGQLQRAVALCQMLVNHPHPQVCTWANKTLPYLSKEMSRV, from the coding sequence ATGGAACAGAATCCTTACGATATCTTGGGTGTATCTCAAGCAGCATCAAAAGCTGAGATTACCAAAGCTGTAGCAGTAGCGATGAAGCGCAAGCAATATCCTGTAGATGTGATTGCAAAAGCGCAAAAAAGCTTGATGAAGCCAGAAGAACGCATCATCGCCGACTATTTACGTCCTATATTGCCTCCTATCAAACGTTTTAAATATAGTGACTTATCAGCCTTAGCAGAGTCTGCCCCCACTTTAGTTATATTGCCAGAATTTGATGGATTGGAAAAGGCGATCGCTCAAGCAACCCAAGAAGAAAACCGAGAACGAGAACCCTTAACCATACCCCTAGCAGAACTCTTAAGCGAGGGTGTCACAGCTTGCCAAGAGAAACGTTACCCGAAAGCCATAAAATACTTAGAAGACTACTGCCACATCTGTCAAGACCGTCATACTCAAGCTTATATCCAAGCCCAGATGTGGCTCATCAAAGCTTATCAGCTCGGTGGACAATTACAAAGAGCCGTGGCACTCTGCCAGATGTTAGTCAATCATCCCCATCCCCAAGTTTGTACTTGGGCAAATAAAACTCTACCTTATTTATCAAAAGAGATGTCCCGTGTCTGA